The following DNA comes from Sphingorhabdus sp. M41.
CAAAACACTGCTCTGCACAATCGATATCGCGACGGGGCAACAGTAGATTGATGGCGGAAGCAAAAGTCTTTTGCCGCTGCCACGATGACCCTGCCAAAGCCTTTGATTATGAGTATTAATATGGGTATGCCGCCGCAATGAGTGATGCAGCAATTTCGATAAACAACCTGTCCAAAACCTACGCCGGCGGCAAACAGGCTCTCGATGACGTGACATTTGACGTGCCGCGCGGGTCGATTTTTGGTCTGCTTGGCCCGAATGGTGCCGGCAAGTCGACGCTGATCAACATTCTTTCCGGAATGGTCCGCAAGACCGGTGGCAGCGCCAGTATCTGGGGCTTTGATATTGATGACAGCCCGCGCAACGCCAAGGCCTCGATCGGGATCGTGCCGCAGGAAATCATTTTCGACCCCTTTTTCACACCTTCCGAGGCACTGGAAGTGCAGGCCGGACTCTATGGCGTCGCGAAAGCAAAGCGGCGGACGATGGAATTGCTGCGCGCGGTGCATCTGGAAGACAAAGCTGATGCCTATGCCCGCACCTTGTCCGGCGGTATGAAGCGGCGGCTGCTGGTTGCCAAGGCGATGGTCCACTCGCCACCGATTTTGGTGCTTGACGAGCCGACAGCGGGGGTCGACATCGACCTGCGGCAGCAGCT
Coding sequences within:
- a CDS encoding ABC transporter ATP-binding protein, which codes for MSDAAISINNLSKTYAGGKQALDDVTFDVPRGSIFGLLGPNGAGKSTLINILSGMVRKTGGSASIWGFDIDDSPRNAKASIGIVPQEIIFDPFFTPSEALEVQAGLYGVAKAKRRTMELLRAVHLEDKADAYARTLSGGMKRRLLVAKAMVHSPPILVLDEPTAGVDIDLRQQLWEYVVDLNKAGVTIVLTTHYLEEAENLCDRIAIINHGKLIANKPTPELVDMAREKLVELTLDRDISEAQDAVSFANELFEKAEIIGPRTVAVTYNKDRTNAGGVMAAIQERGFAIVEVTTKEADLEDVFLNLTRAKAA